GGTCGCACGATCGGCCGGCTCGGCACGCCCGCCATGCCCGGCACGCCCGGGGTGCCCGCCGAGGTCGCACGATCGGCCGCCCGAGACGCTTCCGCGCGGCAGTTCGTGCGACCCCGGCGAAACGCCCACGGCACGTCGTGCGACCTCGGTGCCCGCTCGGCCCGAACCGGCCCCTCCTCGCGCTGCCCCGGCACGCGCGGGGCAGCCCGCCGAGGTCGCACGATCGGACGCCCGAGACGCGTTCCGGCAGCAGGTCGTGCGACCTCGGCGATACGCCGACGGCGCGTCGTGCGACCTCGGCCCCCGCACCCGGCCCGGCCCGACCATCAGCCCCGCACCGACCTCGGCCCCCGCACCACCCTCGGCGCCCCCCGCGCGCCCCGCGCGCCTCGGATCAGCCCGGCAGCACCGCGTGCCGGACGACCCAGCTGTGCATCACGATCGCCGCCGCCGCCGAGGCGTTGATGCTCCGCGTCGACCCGAACTGCGTGATCTCGAGGTGCCCGTCCGCGCCCGCGACCGCCTCGTCCGTCAGGCCCGGCCCCTCCTGCCCGAACAGGAACACGCAACGCGCCGGGATGTCCGCGACCTCGATCCGCGAGGCACCGAGCGTGTTGTCGATCGCCACCACCGGGCGTCCCTCGGCACGCATGGCCTCGAGGAACGCGGCCACGTCCTCGTGGTGCCGCACGTGCTGGTACCGGTCGGTGACCATCGCCCCGCGGCGGTTCCACCGGCGTCGACCGATGATGTGCACGGTCCCGGCCAGGAACGCGTTGGCGCTCCGGACGATCGAGCCGATGTTCAGGTCGTGCTGCCAGTTCTCGATCGCGACGTCGAACGTGTGCCGACGGGTGTCGAGGTCGGCGACGATCGCCTCCATCGTCCAGTACCGGAAGCGGTCGACGACGTTGCGGGTGTCGCCGTGCTCGAGCAGTTCCGGGTCGTACTGCGGGCCCTCGGGCCACGGCCGCGGGTGCGGTCCGACGCCGTGCGTCGTCGCCTCGTGGCTGGGCGGGAGCGCCGGCGGCAGCTCCGGCAGGTCGCCGGACGGGAGGCCCTGGGTCACCCGACCAGCGTACGGCGCGCGAACCGCGCCTCCCGTCCGGCACCGCGACCGACGCGCACCCGGTCGGACGACCGACGGACACCCGGTCGGACGCCCAGCGACCGACGCACACCCGGCCGGACGCCCAGCAACCGACGCACACCCGGCCGGCCGCCCCGCGACCGACGCACACCCGACGCCCGCCCGTCAGGCTCCCGCGGCCGCCCCGCCGCGGCCGACCCGCGCCTCGATCCCCCCGAGCAGCACGTCGAGCCCAAGCGCGAACCGCACCTCGTACGAGTGCTCGCCGAGGACCTCCCCCACCAGCCGGTGCCGCTCGGGACGCCCGGCCTCCGAGTCCCCGCGACCGACCAGCACCGCCGTGTGCCCGACGACGAAGTCGTAGACCACGAAGAACGCGTACATCGCCTCGTCCGGGGACAGCCCGGCCTCGCGGAGTGCACCGACGACGGTGGCGACGACCGCGTCGGACTCGGACGAGGCGAGCGGCGCCCGGCTGCTGTGCGACTCGAGGACGAGCGGGTGCCGGACCAGCAGGTCGCGCAGGGTCGTGGCGAAGACCCGGACGACCTCGCGCCAGTCCTCGGGCCAGATGAACGTGGCGGTGAACTCGTCGACGGTGCGGCGAACGAGCTCGGCGTGCAGGTCGTCGAGCCCGCCGATCGTCCGGTGGACCGTCATCGGGGCGACGCCGAGCGCGGCGCCGAGGGCACGGAAGGACAGCCGGTCGAGGCCCTCCTCGTTCGCGATGACCGTCGCGGCGTCGACGACCTGCTCGCGGGAGAGCGCCCGCGGCCGTCCCCGGCGTCGCGCCGGCGCTGCGGGAGCGCTGCCGTCGGGTGTGGTCTGGGCGTCCTGGTCGACGAGCACGGGGCGTCCTCCTGGTGGTTCCGGTACGCGTACGGGAATGCGTCCTCCGAGCCTAGGGCACGTCCGCACGTCGCCCGGGTCCGCCCACTACGCTGACCCCATGGCATCCCGCGACGAGGTCGAGTGCTGGCTCACGGACATGGACGGCGTGCTCGTCCACGAGAACCAGGCGCTCCCGGGCGCGCCGGAGCTGATCCGGCAGTGGCAGGACCAGGGCACCGAGTTCCTCGTGCTGACGAACAACTCGATCTTCACACCGCGTGACCTCAGCGCGCGGCTCCGCTGGTCGGGCCTCGAGGTGCCGGAAGAGCGCATCTGGACCTCGGCCCTCGCGACCGCCGACTTCTGCGCGTCGCAGATGCCCGACGGCTCCGCGTTCGTGATCGGCGAGGCCGGCATGACCACGGCGCTGCACGAGGCCGGCTTCATCATGACCGAGACCGCGCCGGACTACGTC
The sequence above is drawn from the Curtobacterium sp. L6-1 genome and encodes:
- a CDS encoding TrmH family RNA methyltransferase translates to MTQGLPSGDLPELPPALPPSHEATTHGVGPHPRPWPEGPQYDPELLEHGDTRNVVDRFRYWTMEAIVADLDTRRHTFDVAIENWQHDLNIGSIVRSANAFLAGTVHIIGRRRWNRRGAMVTDRYQHVRHHEDVAAFLEAMRAEGRPVVAIDNTLGASRIEVADIPARCVFLFGQEGPGLTDEAVAGADGHLEITQFGSTRSINASAAAAIVMHSWVVRHAVLPG
- a CDS encoding TetR/AcrR family transcriptional regulator, encoding MLVDQDAQTTPDGSAPAAPARRRGRPRALSREQVVDAATVIANEEGLDRLSFRALGAALGVAPMTVHRTIGGLDDLHAELVRRTVDEFTATFIWPEDWREVVRVFATTLRDLLVRHPLVLESHSSRAPLASSESDAVVATVVGALREAGLSPDEAMYAFFVVYDFVVGHTAVLVGRGDSEAGRPERHRLVGEVLGEHSYEVRFALGLDVLLGGIEARVGRGGAAAGA